The Lodderomyces elongisporus chromosome 6, complete sequence region AGCCGCTAACGGTGAGCCAATTTGGACGGGagtggaaagaaaaaaacaaatgtcaaacaaaaataaatagaaaaattaTAATATTATAGTAAGAAAAACATCCGAGTTTATCAAATACACTGGAAAATTCTGAAGTCAGCATACACTTTTATTCACAAATCAAGGTTGTTTGAGCAAGTAAGGTTCGCACAATGTTTGAGTCATTTGAAATTAAAGTTCCGGCGTCATCAGCCAATATTGGTCCTGGATTTGATGTGTTGGGTATAGGCTTGGAGCTCTATTTGTCCATTAAAGTTATTATCGATAAAAATGTAGATACAAGTTCTGATCCACACAATGCCAAATTATCATACGAGGGAAGCCTTGCAGAAAAAGTGCCGTTGAGATCAGACAAGAACTTGGTGACGCAAACAGCACTTTATGTACTCAGAACTGTTGGTGTCGACAAATTTCCATTGGGAACTCAAATCTTTGTTAATAATCCTATTCCATTGGGTCGAGGATTGGGTTCGAGTGCAAGTGCCATTGTTGGGGGTATATATTTGGGTAATGCCATTGGTAAATTAAATTTGAGCAAGGAGCGAATGTTGGATTATTGTTTGATGATTGAAAGGCACCCAGATAACATTGCTGCAGCAATGCTTGGTGGATTTATTGGATCCTACCTAAACGAATTGGATAAAGCAGACGCCGAACATACTCAAGTTCCCTTGGACTATATATTACCCAAGCCAGATACACCATCGGATGTCATTGTGCGAGAGAAACCACCAATGAATATTGGGGAGTACATGAAATACAACTGGAATAAAAAGATCAAATGTGTTGTCATTATTCCAAATTTCGAGTTGAGCACTGACAAGTCGAGAGCAGTATTGCCTCAATCGTATACAAGGCCAGATAT contains the following coding sequences:
- the THR1 gene encoding Trihydroxynaphthalene reductase gives rise to the protein MFESFEIKVPASSANIGPGFDVLGIGLELYLSIKVIIDKNVDTSSDPHNAKLSYEGSLAEKVPLRSDKNLVTQTALYVLRTVGVDKFPLGTQIFVNNPIPLGRGLGSSASAIVGGIYLGNAIGKLNLSKERMLDYCLMIERHPDNIAAAMLGGFIGSYLNELDKADAEHTQVPLDYILPKPDTPSDVIVREKPPMNIGEYMKYNWNKKIKCVVIIPNFELSTDKSRAVLPQSYTRPDIIYNLQRIAVLTAALTQDPPNHKLIYQSMRDKIHQPYRTVLIPGLDQVLEQVVPAKHPGLCGICLSGAGPTILCLATEGFEDIAHEVTNIFDSEGIKCDWKVLDLAYDGATLEYL